The Candidatus Neomarinimicrobiota bacterium genome segment GGAGTCCTCAACGGCCCCCTTTTTTTATTGCAGGAAATTTAAAGCACTTACGCTCTCGGATCATTTACCGACGATCAAATGTTTTGTATTTGACGGGCTATGGCGGTAGTTTTTTCAGCTAAAAAACAGCTGAAAAATGATGCTTGGTAAACTTTTCTTACTTCTCAGTATCGTCTTTTTCGCCATGTGGCTGCTGACGACCTACGGACAGACTATCCCGATTCTGGGTAAACTGGGTCATCTGCCCGGTGATATCCGCGTGGAACGCAACGGACTGTCTCTCTATCTACCTATCGGTTCATCCATTGTGATAAGTATTGTGCTGACAGTCGTCCTGCGTCTTTTAAGCAAAATATGATCTATGCTGGAAAAAGTTAATCCAAAAGTCGATTTTATAGCTCTTGAGCATGAAATGCTCGATTACTGGAAAAAAAATGATGTCTTCCAAAAACTGGTAGCGGCGAATAACGGCAAGGAGAAATGGTCCTTCATTGATGGTCCTATTACAGCCAATAATCCTATGGGTGTTCACCATGCTTGGGGGCGCACTTACAAAGACGTCTTCCAGCGATACCATGCCATGAAAGGGTACGATCTGCGCTATCAGAATGGCTTCGACTGCCAGGGACTCTGGGTGGAAGTGGAAGTCGAGAAGGAGATGAATTTCAAGAGTAAAAAGGATATTGAACAATATGGCATCGCTGCCTTTGTGAATAAGTGCAAAGAGCGAGTATTACGCTACTCTGCTGTGCAGACTCAGCAGTCGGTCCGCTTGGGCTATTGGATGCAATGGAACGATATCGAACAGTTAAACTGGTTGGCCGATCGTCTCATAGAAAATCCGGAAGAGACTGTTACGATTGACGGTCCGGAAGGGCCGGTTACCGACACGGTTGAGAATATTGTGGGAAGACTGGGCATGCCTGAACTGGGCGGTAGTTACTACACTTTTTCCCATGAGAACAATTATATGATCTGGCGTGCACTGAAGACGTGCCACGAGAACGGCTGGCTTTATCGCGGTGCTGATTCCATGCCGTGGTGTCCGCGATGTGCAACCGGAATCAGCCAGCACGAAATCGTCACAGACGGTTATGCCGAAATCACCCACCGCAGTGTCACTCTGAAGTTTCCTCTCAGAGAGATGCCGGGGGAAGCGCTTCTTATCTGGACTACGACGCCGTGGACGCTCACCAGCAACGTGGCTGCTGCAGTTGGTCCCGAGCTGGATTATGTCAAGGTAAAAATGAAGGAGTCAGGCGAGATTCTCTATCTAAGCAAGGACGCCACAGCTATTCTGGGCAGCGATCATGAGGTGCTGCAGGAACTCAAGGGGAGCGAGATGGTCGGATGGACGTATGACGGACCTTTTGATGAGTTGCCTGCTCAGCAGAATCCGGGCGGGTGGACAGAAATGAAAGGTGTTATCGAGAACATTACTGTCAGTGCGAGCGAAGCGCACCGCGTCATTCCGTGGGATGAGGTAGGCGCTGAAGAGGGGACAGGGATTGTGCATATTGCACCCGGCGCCGGTGCTGAAGACTTCAGCCTGGGGAAAGAACACGGTCTGCCTGTCATCGCGCCGTTGGATGACGAAGGTTATGTTGTGGACGGTTTCGGATGGCTTACGCAAATGTCGGTGTCTGAAGTGTCTCAACCTATCTTTGATAATCTGAATGAGAAAGGTGTTCTCTACAACGTAGAGGAATACATCCACCGCTATCCCACCTGCTGGCGGTGTAAGACAGAACTGGTTTTTCGCCTTGTTGATGAGTGGTTTATCAGCATGGACGAGTTGCGCCCGCTCATGATGGAGATTACGCGTCAGATTCGCTGGATCCCCGGTTTCGGTATGGACCGGGAGCTTGACTGGCTAAAGAATATGCACGATTGGATGATCTCAAAAAAGCGCTACTGGGGTTTGGCACTGCCCATCTGGGAATGTGACTCGTGTGATCATTGGACAGTTGTTGGAGATGAAGTTGAATTAAAGGAAAAAGCGGTAGCCGGTTACGAGGAGTTTGCAGGACACACGCCACATCGTCCCTGGATCGATTCGGTGAAACTCGGTTGTGAGAAATGCGATAGTGAAATGACACGGGTGCCTGATGTAGGTAATCCGTGGCTGGATGCGGGCATCGTCAGTTTCAGCACGCTTCGTTACCGGCAGGATCCGGACTACTGGAATAAGTGGTATCCGGCAGACTGGATCAGCGAAAGTTTTCCCGGTCAATTCAGAAACTGGTTTTACAGTATGCTGGTGATGGGTGCGATTATAGATAAGAGCCCTTCATTCATGAACAATTTTGGCTACGCTACCCTCTGGGCCGAAGATGGCCGTCCGATGCATAAAAGCTGGGGTAATTCTATCGAGTTCAACGAAGCCGCCGATAAAATGGGTGTGGACGTCATGCGGTGGATCTATTGTCTCCAGAATCCTGAGCAGAATCTGCTCTTTGGTTACGGCCCCGCAAAAGAAATTCGGCGGCGGCTAATCACCCTCTGGAATGTCTATTCATTCTTTGTCACTTATGCCAGTTTAGATGATTTCTATCCCGCGAAAGTGGAGGTTTCTGATGATGATTATACTCAGCTGGACAAGTGGATTACTTCCAGGATAAATCAGCTGATGCTGGTAGCTGAAGAGTCTTACGGCAGCTTCAGAATCGAGCGCTTCATGCGCAAAGTGGACAGGTTTCTTGACGATCTCTCAAATTGGTATGTCAGGCGCAATCGCCGCCGCTTCTGGAAGGGAGAGCACGATGGCGATAAGAATGCAGCGTATCTCACATTGTACAACGTTCTTCACGACCTGATCCGCTTGCTGGCACCTATCATTCCATTTGTGACGGAAAGGATTTATCAAAACATTGTTCGCAATCTTCATGAGAGTGCTCCCGAGAGTGTTCATCTGTGTGATTATCCTGTTGCTGATCCCTCTAAGATTGATGAAGCTCTAGTGAGTGAAGTTGATGCCGTAATAAAAATCGTAGAAATGGGGCGTCACGCACGCAACAAGGCCAATCTGAAAATCAGACAGCCGCTGGCTAAACTGGAGTATGCCACCCCGGATAAGACCTTCTCCGCAGCCGTCTTACAAAACAAGGATCAGATCCTGGAGGAACTCAACGTGAAAGCTGTTAAAGAGGTTTCGTCTACGAAAGAGCTGATCTCTTACTGTCTCGAGCCGAATCTCGCTCTTTTGGGTCAGAAGTACGGCAAGAAGGTTGAGCATATCAGGCAGCTGCTTGACGGTGCGGAATACGATGAGGTCGTTGCCGCCGTTCGCGCTGAGAGAGAGGTAACCTTTTCTGATGACGGTGACACATTCGCTCTATTGCCCGAAGAGATACTCATTAAAGAGGTTCCGCTGGATAACAAATCAGTCGTTAGCGATCTTAACTTGACAGTCGGCATCTCTACGGAACTTACCGAAGACCTAATCCAGGAAGGTCTAGTGAGGGATATGATTCGCCAGGTGCAGAACATGCGCAAGGAAGCGGACTTCAACGTGGAAGACCGAATATTAGTGACCTATCAGATGGGTGAAGAAATAGGATCAGCTCTGGAGGCGTATCAGGCTTACTTCTGCCAGGAGGTTCTGGCAGTTGATCTGAAGGGAGGTGCGGTAACTGGAGAATTCAGTAAAGATGTGGAAGTTCGGGGGGAAACAGTTACATTTGGTATTTCAAGAGTGTTATCAAATTAAAGAGTGAGGAACAAATGGCTAGGAAAAAGCTGACAAAAAAGAAGTTAGAAATTTTCGAAAAGATTATTATTGAAAAGCAGGATCAGGCTCTTGCCGAGATGGGGTACATCAAGGATCGTTCTATTGATGCTCAGGCGAATTTGGATTCCACCGCACGTGATTCTAACTATGCCTACCATATGGCCGATGTAGGGACAGACTCACATGAACGTGAAAAATCTTTTCTCTGGTATACGCGCGAAAACAACTTCATCCGTTATCTGGATGAAGCTCTTGAGCGCATAAAGGAAGGAACCTTCGGATTCTGTTCAGTCTGCAATGAACCTATAGCTGAAGAGAGACTTAAGGAAGTCCCCCATACCCAACATTGTGTAAGCTGTAAGAATAAGAGCAACAATTAGATTCTTGAGCCCACTTATCTATTCCCTGGCGGTTGTTATCGCCGACCAGGCGACTAAGTATATTGCCCGTATACAGTTGAGTCATCATGATTCTATTTCTGTACTCGGCAATTTTTTCCGGCTGACCTATGTGGAGAACTCAGGTATCGCTTTCGGCATAAACTTTGAGGGAGGAAGTGTTTTGTTTACCGTTCTCCACTCCATTGCGACTGTTGTAGTTTTTGGTTATCTATGGGCCTCCCGCGAAAAGGGATTTCCATTCAGGTTTTCATTGGCTCTGATCCTTGGCGGCGCGGTGGGCAATCTCACTGACCGATTCATTTTTGGCAAAGTGGTCGACTTCTTTCACTTCAGCATTGGGCAATATTCCTGGCCTGTTTTCAACGTTGCCGACTCCTCTGTTACTGTCGGAATGATTCTTTTTCTCTATATTTCCATCTTTCGTTCCGGCGAGAGCCAAGTCGCTGCCTGAGATGCCTTTGATGAATATCACCGTCGACGCTGCCGATATCCGTATTGACAAGTATCTTGCCGAAGAGATCGAGATTCTCTCCCGGACAAAAGTAAAAGATTATATCACGAAGGATAATGTTCTTGTTGACGGCTCTTCGGTGAAACCGAGCTACCTCCTCCGGGGCGGCGAGACGATCCAGCTTGAGATTGAAGAAGAGGGGCCACCCGGCCTGGAAGCTGAGAATATTCCGCTCAATATTGTTCATGAAGATAACGATATTATTGTTCTCAATAAACCAGCGGGACTGGTAGTGCACCCCGGTGCCGGCAACCGATCCGGGACGCTGGTGAACGGGCTCATTTATCACTTCAGCCACCTCTCTTCACTGTCGGGCGCTTTGCGGCCGGGCATTGTACACCGCCTGGACAAGAATACTTCCGGCATTATGGTAGTTGCGAAAACGGATTTGTCCCATATACGATTAGCGCGCCAGTTCGCTGATCGAAAGGTGAATAAGAAGTATCTGGCGCTCGTGTGGGGGGTTCCCGAAAAGGATGAAGGTACAGTTGATGCACCCATTGGCCGCAACCCCCGGAATCGTCAGAAATTCGGTGTGGTAGAAGCTGGTCGGCGTGCAGTAACGAGATATAGAGTGGTTGAGGAATTCGATCATTTGTCGCTGGTGGAACTTCACCCTGAAACAGGCAGAACGCACCAGCTGAGAGTGCACCTGGCATTCATGGGGCACCCCGTATTTGCTGATGAAGTCTACAGCGGCGGACTATCAACAGTTAGGGGATTTCTGAAGGAGACCCAGAGGTCACTGAAGTCTTTATACAGCCTTATCGAGCGACAGGCACTGCATGCGCTGAGTCTCTCATTTACTCACCCCTCCACGGATGAACTGGTGGAATTCGTTGCGCCGCTACCTGATGATTTACATAATGTCTTGAGTGAACTGGAGCCGGAATATGAGTGAATCAATGACCGACCTCATCGATAGCTACCTGATCCATCTGGAGAAGGAGCGAAGCTACTCACAGAATTCCATCAAAGCGTACGGAACAGACTTGGCTCAATTCAGCCGCTTTATGATTGAATACAGCGGTAAAACGGCTCCGGGAGTCTCTTCAGTGGATAAAACAACGGTGAAGCATTACCTCGATTTTCTGGTGAAAAAGGATCTTGTGAAGAGAACGGTGGCGAGGAAGCTGGCGTCACTGAAATCCTTCTTCAAGTATCTTGTGCAGACTGACAGACTTGGAACAAATCCGGCGGCGTCTGTAAGGGGGCCGAAACAGCCGCAGAAGCTGCCCAAGTTTCTGGACAAGAGGATCGTAGAGAAGCTTATGGAGATTCCCGGAACAGAGACGTGGGAGGAGCTTAGAGATAAGGCTATCCTTGAACTTTTTTACTCTACCGGCATTCGCCTGGGTGAGCTAGTCGGGATGAAGATAGGTGATTTTGATACAAGAGACAACTTAGTGAAGGTTCGAGGCAAGGGAAATAAGGAGAGGCTCGTACCGCTGGGTAGTACAGCTTCTGAGTCCATTCAGGCTTATCTGAAAGAGAGGGTGGCGGCCGAGGGGGATTACGGCAGCAGTGATCCTCTTTTCATCTCCAACCGGCTTACGGCAATTGCTCCGCGAACAGTCCAGAACCGTCTGAAGCGATGGTTCGATCAGATTGCTGAAGGGACGAAATTCACTCCTCATATGCTACGCCACACCTTTGCCACACATCTTCTCGATAGTGGTGCTGATATCAGGGCGGTGAAAGAGCTACTTGGGCACTCCAGTCTCTCTTCAACCCAGATATACACGCATCTGAAAGTTGAGAAGATGAAGAAAGCTTTCGATCAGGCGCATCCGCATGCTAGCTGAGGTTTCATCATGGATTTGAGTTATCTGGGATTGGATTCGGTTGGTGAAGTGCGGCGCAATACCCCTCCGGAGATTCTGGTGGAGATGGCGATCACTCGCGGAGAGGGGAAGATCGGCATGAATGGGGCGTTGATGGTGGATACAGGAAAGTATACAGGCCGTTCACCAAACGATCGATTTATCGTTGAAGAGCCGTCCAGTTCATCCAATGTCTGGTGGGGGCCGGTGAATATGCCAGTTTCCGAGGAAGTGTTCAATACTCTTTTCGCGAAAGTAATCGACTTCTATAATATTAACGAGGACGGTGAGGGGATTCTTCTGTTCGACGGTTTTGCCGGTTCCGATCCGGACACAACAATGCCGGTACGTTTCATTGCCAAGAAGTCGTGGCAAGCTATCTTTGTCAACAATATGTTTATTCGCCCTACCGCTGATCAGTTGAGCCACTTCCGGCCCGAGTTCACTGTGATTAACGCTTCACCGGTGATAGATGAAGCGTGGCAGGAACACGGTCTCCATTCAGAGACGTTTATTATTTTCAATCTCGAGAGGGGCATTGCCATAATAGGCGGCTCCGAGTACGGCGGCGAGATGAAGAAAGGGATATTCTCCATCATGAACTACTATCTGCCGCTCAAGGGGATTCTGACGATGCACTGTGCCGCTAATGTGGATATGGACGGTCAAAACTGTGCCCTCTTCTTCGGACTGTCCGGTACGGGGAAAACTACCCTCTCTACTGATCCGAACCGCCTTCTGGTGGGGGATGACGAGCATGGATGGTCAGACAGCGGGATTTTCAATCTCGAGGGAGGATGCTACGCCAAAGCCATCAACCTGACGCAGGAAGCTGAACCAGGCATTTGGGGCGCTATTAAGCAAGGTGCCCTTCTTGAGAATGTTGTTTTTGATGAAGATTCGCTTCAGGTCGATTTTTCTGACGGGAGCAAGACAGAAAATACAAGGATCTGTTATCCCATCGATCATATCGAAGCCTCTGTTTACGTCAGGGAGGGGACCAGCATCGTAGGTCATCCCAGGAATATTCTTTTTCTTTCGTGTGATGCGTACGGTGTTCTGCCGCCAGTTTCACGGCTTACACCTGAGCAGGCAATGTATCATTTCATCAGCGGCTATACAGCGAAAGTTGCCGGGACAGAAAGAGGCATTACCGATCCTCAGGCAACGTTTTCTCCCTGTTTTGGCGGCCCTTTCCTGACCCTTCCGCCGCTGGACTACGCAAAACTGCTGAAGGAGAAAATGGAGGTTCACGATACCAAGGTATACCTCATCAATACGGGCTGGAGTGGCGGATCGGCAACCTCAGGAGCTAAACGAATGCCGCTAGCCTCTACCCGTGCAATGGTAACTTCCATTTTGACTGGAAGCATCGAGGTGTCAAAATTTATTACTGAGCCGGTCTTCGGTCTGTCCGTGCCGACTTCCATCGAAGGCGTCGATCCCACCATTCTGATGCCCAGAGAAACTTGGAGTGATGGTGAGGCCTATGATCAAACGGCGGCCGGATTAACAGCTAAATTCAGGAAAAACTTTAAGAAATACGCTGTGGAAAAACCTGATCTCGAAATGGCTGGTCCTTTAGTCACAGATGTAGAATAGATTACATGAGTCTGGAACAATTAGCGAAGTGCAGAGGTAAGAGAAGTAAGCGATGCGAGTGGGGCATACACAGTCCGATCTTTTCTCTCTCCGAAATAGCCCTTTAAACCTAAACTGTCTGGAAAATCGATAAGGAGAAATTATGAATATAGAATTTACCTCTCGGAATTTTAATACAACTGAACAGGTAAGAGAATACGCATTGAAGAGGCTGTCTAAAATTGACAGGTATGTGAGCAAACCCATTGCCTGTCGGGTAACTTTTGTGAGTGATAATAGCGACCGCAGGGTCGAGATAGGCCTCTCTGTGCCCGGAAAAAAACTCTTTGTGAAGGAATCATCTGGTGATATGATGAAGTCTATCGATGGAGCTGTTGATAAAATGATAAGCCGGATTGTGAAGTTTAAAGAGACGAGATATAGTCACATTTAATCCAAGTTAACTGCTCAACCTGAAACTATCTTACGAGTATAGAGTTAGGTATATTCAAGTCCAATTTGTGAAAATATTATGAAAGTCATCATTCCAGTTGCAGGACTCGGTTCACGGTTACTCCCACATACGAAGAGAAGGCAGAAGTGTCTTCTGCCGGTGGCGGGCAAGCCGGTTCTTGATCACATAATTGATCCTTTCGTGGCCCAGGACTTCGATGAAATTGTGCTGGTAACTGGTCATCTGGAGGATCAACTGAGAGATTACGTTAACAGATTTGATGCTGAGTTTACTTTCGTTCGTCAGAAAAAAGCACTCGGCCTGGGACATGCCATTTTCCAAGGGCTCAAAGAAGAGGATAGTCCCGTTATGATACAACTGGGAGACGTTATCTACGATATCGACTTTACCCGCTTCTGTTCATCTGGGAAGCATAAGATCGCCGTGGATGAAGTGCCGGATCCCGAACGTTTCGGAATCGTCGAGATTGAGAATGAAATCATCAAGAGAGTACTTGAGAAACCCGAGAATCCACCTACAAATCTTGCCATCGTCGGGTTATATTACCTGGAATCTCAGAAACCACTCTGGCAGGCGATTAAACACCTCATGGACCACAACATCACCACAAAAGGGGAGATACAACTTGCAGATGCCTTTCAGATGATGATTGAATCTGGCGAGATAATTGCTTACGAAAAAGTCTCCAGTTGGTTTGACTGTGGTGTGCCTGAGACATTTTTGTCAACGAATCGAGCCCTCCTTTCTCCGGGTAACAGTGAGGTGGAAGGATCGCAAATAATCGAGCCAGTCAGCATGGGGGAGGACTGTACTATAGTCAATTCCACGGTAGGCCCATATGTGACACTGATGAATGGTTCTCAGATAATCAATTCCGAAATCAGCGACGCCATCGTCCTCTGGAACGGCAAGGTGGAGAATACCGTTGTTCGACACGCAATAGTACCGGAGGGATAACTCTTCTGAAGAAGGACAATTGTATTGATTTTGCCGAGGTAACGGGAGTAAGTTCGTGGTCGCTATATTCTGGATAAAGGAAAGGAAATATTGATGAAATCGAGATTATTTACGTCTGAATCGGTCACAGAAGGTCACCCGGACAAAATGTGTGACCAGATTTCAGATGCTATATTAGATGATATTATAGGCCAAGATCCCGATG includes the following:
- a CDS encoding DUF2905 domain-containing protein, producing MMLGKLFLLLSIVFFAMWLLTTYGQTIPILGKLGHLPGDIRVERNGLSLYLPIGSSIVISIVLTVVLRLLSKI
- a CDS encoding class I tRNA ligase family protein — protein: MLEKVNPKVDFIALEHEMLDYWKKNDVFQKLVAANNGKEKWSFIDGPITANNPMGVHHAWGRTYKDVFQRYHAMKGYDLRYQNGFDCQGLWVEVEVEKEMNFKSKKDIEQYGIAAFVNKCKERVLRYSAVQTQQSVRLGYWMQWNDIEQLNWLADRLIENPEETVTIDGPEGPVTDTVENIVGRLGMPELGGSYYTFSHENNYMIWRALKTCHENGWLYRGADSMPWCPRCATGISQHEIVTDGYAEITHRSVTLKFPLREMPGEALLIWTTTPWTLTSNVAAAVGPELDYVKVKMKESGEILYLSKDATAILGSDHEVLQELKGSEMVGWTYDGPFDELPAQQNPGGWTEMKGVIENITVSASEAHRVIPWDEVGAEEGTGIVHIAPGAGAEDFSLGKEHGLPVIAPLDDEGYVVDGFGWLTQMSVSEVSQPIFDNLNEKGVLYNVEEYIHRYPTCWRCKTELVFRLVDEWFISMDELRPLMMEITRQIRWIPGFGMDRELDWLKNMHDWMISKKRYWGLALPIWECDSCDHWTVVGDEVELKEKAVAGYEEFAGHTPHRPWIDSVKLGCEKCDSEMTRVPDVGNPWLDAGIVSFSTLRYRQDPDYWNKWYPADWISESFPGQFRNWFYSMLVMGAIIDKSPSFMNNFGYATLWAEDGRPMHKSWGNSIEFNEAADKMGVDVMRWIYCLQNPEQNLLFGYGPAKEIRRRLITLWNVYSFFVTYASLDDFYPAKVEVSDDDYTQLDKWITSRINQLMLVAEESYGSFRIERFMRKVDRFLDDLSNWYVRRNRRRFWKGEHDGDKNAAYLTLYNVLHDLIRLLAPIIPFVTERIYQNIVRNLHESAPESVHLCDYPVADPSKIDEALVSEVDAVIKIVEMGRHARNKANLKIRQPLAKLEYATPDKTFSAAVLQNKDQILEELNVKAVKEVSSTKELISYCLEPNLALLGQKYGKKVEHIRQLLDGAEYDEVVAAVRAEREVTFSDDGDTFALLPEEILIKEVPLDNKSVVSDLNLTVGISTELTEDLIQEGLVRDMIRQVQNMRKEADFNVEDRILVTYQMGEEIGSALEAYQAYFCQEVLAVDLKGGAVTGEFSKDVEVRGETVTFGISRVLSN
- a CDS encoding TraR/DksA C4-type zinc finger protein, whose product is MARKKLTKKKLEIFEKIIIEKQDQALAEMGYIKDRSIDAQANLDSTARDSNYAYHMADVGTDSHEREKSFLWYTRENNFIRYLDEALERIKEGTFGFCSVCNEPIAEERLKEVPHTQHCVSCKNKSNN
- the lspA gene encoding signal peptidase II; amino-acid sequence: MSPLIYSLAVVIADQATKYIARIQLSHHDSISVLGNFFRLTYVENSGIAFGINFEGGSVLFTVLHSIATVVVFGYLWASREKGFPFRFSLALILGGAVGNLTDRFIFGKVVDFFHFSIGQYSWPVFNVADSSVTVGMILFLYISIFRSGESQVAA
- a CDS encoding RluA family pseudouridine synthase, yielding MNITVDAADIRIDKYLAEEIEILSRTKVKDYITKDNVLVDGSSVKPSYLLRGGETIQLEIEEEGPPGLEAENIPLNIVHEDNDIIVLNKPAGLVVHPGAGNRSGTLVNGLIYHFSHLSSLSGALRPGIVHRLDKNTSGIMVVAKTDLSHIRLARQFADRKVNKKYLALVWGVPEKDEGTVDAPIGRNPRNRQKFGVVEAGRRAVTRYRVVEEFDHLSLVELHPETGRTHQLRVHLAFMGHPVFADEVYSGGLSTVRGFLKETQRSLKSLYSLIERQALHALSLSFTHPSTDELVEFVAPLPDDLHNVLSELEPEYE
- a CDS encoding tyrosine recombinase XerC, which gives rise to MSESMTDLIDSYLIHLEKERSYSQNSIKAYGTDLAQFSRFMIEYSGKTAPGVSSVDKTTVKHYLDFLVKKDLVKRTVARKLASLKSFFKYLVQTDRLGTNPAASVRGPKQPQKLPKFLDKRIVEKLMEIPGTETWEELRDKAILELFYSTGIRLGELVGMKIGDFDTRDNLVKVRGKGNKERLVPLGSTASESIQAYLKERVAAEGDYGSSDPLFISNRLTAIAPRTVQNRLKRWFDQIAEGTKFTPHMLRHTFATHLLDSGADIRAVKELLGHSSLSSTQIYTHLKVEKMKKAFDQAHPHAS
- the pckA gene encoding phosphoenolpyruvate carboxykinase (ATP); its protein translation is MDLSYLGLDSVGEVRRNTPPEILVEMAITRGEGKIGMNGALMVDTGKYTGRSPNDRFIVEEPSSSSNVWWGPVNMPVSEEVFNTLFAKVIDFYNINEDGEGILLFDGFAGSDPDTTMPVRFIAKKSWQAIFVNNMFIRPTADQLSHFRPEFTVINASPVIDEAWQEHGLHSETFIIFNLERGIAIIGGSEYGGEMKKGIFSIMNYYLPLKGILTMHCAANVDMDGQNCALFFGLSGTGKTTLSTDPNRLLVGDDEHGWSDSGIFNLEGGCYAKAINLTQEAEPGIWGAIKQGALLENVVFDEDSLQVDFSDGSKTENTRICYPIDHIEASVYVREGTSIVGHPRNILFLSCDAYGVLPPVSRLTPEQAMYHFISGYTAKVAGTERGITDPQATFSPCFGGPFLTLPPLDYAKLLKEKMEVHDTKVYLINTGWSGGSATSGAKRMPLASTRAMVTSILTGSIEVSKFITEPVFGLSVPTSIEGVDPTILMPRETWSDGEAYDQTAAGLTAKFRKNFKKYAVEKPDLEMAGPLVTDVE
- the raiA gene encoding ribosome-associated translation inhibitor RaiA — protein: MNIEFTSRNFNTTEQVREYALKRLSKIDRYVSKPIACRVTFVSDNSDRRVEIGLSVPGKKLFVKESSGDMMKSIDGAVDKMISRIVKFKETRYSHI
- a CDS encoding nucleotidyltransferase family protein, whose amino-acid sequence is MKVIIPVAGLGSRLLPHTKRRQKCLLPVAGKPVLDHIIDPFVAQDFDEIVLVTGHLEDQLRDYVNRFDAEFTFVRQKKALGLGHAIFQGLKEEDSPVMIQLGDVIYDIDFTRFCSSGKHKIAVDEVPDPERFGIVEIENEIIKRVLEKPENPPTNLAIVGLYYLESQKPLWQAIKHLMDHNITTKGEIQLADAFQMMIESGEIIAYEKVSSWFDCGVPETFLSTNRALLSPGNSEVEGSQIIEPVSMGEDCTIVNSTVGPYVTLMNGSQIINSEISDAIVLWNGKVENTVVRHAIVPEG